From a single Alkalihalophilus pseudofirmus genomic region:
- a CDS encoding DUF523 domain-containing protein, whose translation MILVSSCLAGLEVRYNSKHSLDKRIRKLVAENQAITICPELLGGFSTPREPAEILGGEGENVLDGKAKVINRCGEDVTSLYLKGAYATLETAKDINATIVILKENSPSCGSTKIDNGEFKGEKIPGNEVTSALLKRNGFRVISEEQFVENIL comes from the coding sequence ATGATCTTGGTTAGCTCTTGTTTGGCTGGGTTAGAAGTAAGATATAACAGCAAACATAGTTTAGATAAAAGAATAAGAAAATTAGTTGCGGAGAATCAAGCTATTACTATTTGCCCTGAACTGCTTGGTGGATTTTCAACACCTAGAGAACCAGCCGAAATATTAGGAGGCGAGGGTGAAAATGTGCTTGATGGAAAAGCTAAGGTGATCAATAGATGTGGTGAAGATGTAACAAGTCTATACCTAAAAGGAGCTTATGCCACTTTAGAAACAGCTAAAGATATCAATGCAACAATAGTGATTCTTAAAGAAAACAGCCCTTCCTGTGGTAGTACAAAGATAGATAACGGTGAATTTAAAGGTGAAAAAATTCCAGGAAATGAGGTTACCTCAGCTTTACTTAAAAGAAATGGTTTCCGAGTGATTTCTGAAGAACAATTTGTTGAAAATATACTGTAG
- the cydC gene encoding thiol reductant ABC exporter subunit CydC, protein MKELANVAALLLSQKRDIVYSVLLGFLAGLAAIGLFSASGYLISKAALAPPLYALSIMIALLKLFSISRAAARYGERLFSHRATFTMLGDLRVSFYEKLEPHAPNLFTKYRSGDLLARVVGDVESLQNFFLRVFYPPLVLGLVFLATIMFSMFYSFYIALLLLFGLLLTGIILPALFAVSLKKKKNAVRVERAKLSTDATEFMHGYRDLKIYQKLNEKQGLLEKSAASYVREQQIEGNVAMVNQTIHQAASLMISWGVLLLGAYLVSGGQLDGVFLAMLVMISLTAFENAAPMAVFPNHYEESRKASSRLNEVVKDDKQENPESPLSLTGAPSIRVNNLQFSFEGDFRPALRNISAVFPRGSKTAIVGASGSGKSTLMQLLLKVQKADSGEVAFNETSINDVSDESIWTHANVVLQENHFFYGTIKDNLLIAKDDTSDEELIEVLRKVELSGFQLKDQVYEKGENLSGGEKQRLAIARAMLKGKSLWLLDEPTSSLDSLTEKNIYSHLFQQAKDDTMIFITHRLTGLEYMDQIIVMDHGEIVESGSYEELMAKKDYFYEMKQVEREMVG, encoded by the coding sequence ATGAAAGAATTAGCGAATGTGGCGGCTTTATTGCTTTCACAAAAAAGAGACATTGTCTATTCAGTTCTTTTAGGTTTCTTAGCGGGTCTTGCTGCCATAGGGTTGTTTTCTGCAAGTGGATATTTAATCTCCAAAGCAGCCCTCGCCCCTCCGCTTTATGCATTATCCATCATGATTGCGTTATTGAAGTTGTTCAGTATATCAAGAGCAGCAGCCAGATACGGCGAGCGGCTGTTCTCACACCGAGCAACATTTACTATGCTAGGGGACCTGAGAGTGTCCTTTTATGAGAAGCTTGAACCGCATGCCCCTAATTTATTTACTAAATACCGGAGCGGTGACCTGCTTGCGCGAGTGGTCGGTGATGTGGAAAGCCTGCAGAACTTTTTCTTGCGTGTATTCTATCCGCCCCTTGTGCTTGGGCTCGTTTTTTTAGCAACAATCATGTTTTCAATGTTTTACTCATTCTATATTGCCTTATTGCTTTTATTTGGCTTGCTGTTAACAGGCATTATTCTCCCAGCTCTTTTTGCAGTCAGCCTGAAGAAAAAGAAAAATGCCGTGCGAGTGGAACGGGCAAAGCTATCAACCGATGCCACTGAATTCATGCATGGGTATCGCGACTTGAAAATTTATCAGAAGCTAAATGAGAAACAAGGTCTGCTTGAGAAATCAGCTGCCTCCTATGTTAGGGAACAGCAGATTGAAGGGAATGTAGCAATGGTCAATCAAACAATTCATCAAGCTGCCTCTCTTATGATTTCATGGGGCGTCCTTCTTTTAGGTGCCTATCTTGTAAGCGGCGGACAGCTAGATGGAGTGTTTCTTGCGATGCTCGTGATGATTTCGTTAACAGCATTTGAAAATGCAGCTCCAATGGCCGTTTTTCCGAACCATTATGAGGAGAGCCGTAAAGCTAGCAGCAGATTAAATGAAGTGGTGAAGGATGATAAGCAAGAAAATCCAGAGAGCCCATTGTCACTAACTGGTGCACCATCTATTCGAGTGAACAATCTGCAATTTTCATTTGAGGGAGATTTTAGGCCGGCATTAAGAAACATTTCAGCGGTCTTTCCAAGAGGCTCCAAAACAGCGATTGTCGGTGCAAGCGGCTCTGGAAAATCAACCTTGATGCAGCTTTTGTTAAAGGTACAAAAAGCAGACTCAGGTGAGGTTGCTTTTAACGAAACATCGATTAACGATGTATCAGACGAGAGTATATGGACACATGCAAATGTTGTTCTTCAAGAAAATCATTTCTTTTACGGCACAATTAAAGATAATTTATTAATCGCTAAAGATGATACATCAGATGAAGAGCTGATTGAAGTCTTGCGCAAAGTGGAACTAAGCGGGTTTCAGCTAAAGGATCAGGTATATGAAAAAGGAGAAAACTTATCTGGCGGCGAGAAGCAGCGTCTTGCCATTGCAAGAGCGATGCTAAAAGGAAAGTCTCTATGGCTGTTAGATGAGCCGACCTCTTCACTCGATTCTCTAACAGAAAAGAACATCTATAGCCATCTATTCCAACAAGCAAAAGACGATACGATGATTTTCATCACACATCGCCTGACAGGGCTTGAATATATGGATCAAATTATTGTGATGGACCACGGGGAAATCGTGGAATCAGGAAGCTATGAAGAGCTTATGGCGAAAAAGGATTACTTCTATGAGATGAAACAAGTGGAAAGAGAGATGGTTGGATAA
- the cydD gene encoding thiol reductant ABC exporter subunit CydD, with translation MTELKQIAKSYKMTKLALIITAILTGATVIAQAYFIVTIVDEVFVQGSAFTELIPLFGWLLAALIGRVVLTHINGLLGVKMAASAKAKLRKTLIDRLAANPLQASIKGQSGRKVSVLMDSVDEVDSYFSKYIPQVIQTSVIPLMILIAVFQAHIYTALIMIITAPFIPLFYVIIGLKTKQKSEEQMDKLASFSGRFLDTLQGLTTLKLFGQAKKQKETIRESSKGFREATMDVLKIAFISSLMLEFISMLGIGLIALEVGLRLIIFESITFHAAFFVLVLAPEFYMSLKDLGSAFHTGRGSQGAAKKITDELKEESGKVNWGDAQMKSDEVPPKIELHQLEVTYGDGDFTLQDINTTIKPYEKVAIIGRSGSGKTTLLHTIAGLLPRTAGEIMIDGLPQSKYKESEWFDQVSYISQNPYLFAGTIAENIAIGTSGEVTRNDIVEACEKAGLTELINELENGYDTEVGEAGRGLSGGEKQRLAIARAFLKQPKIILFDEPTTGLDLKTERILQASIEDLSKTSTVITVAHRLHTIRHADRIILLEKGEKIAEGRHEELLQTSREYREMVQIQRGGETR, from the coding sequence ATGACTGAACTTAAACAAATTGCAAAATCATATAAAATGACTAAGCTTGCTCTTATTATCACAGCGATTTTAACTGGTGCAACAGTGATTGCCCAAGCCTATTTCATTGTCACGATTGTCGATGAAGTATTTGTACAGGGCAGTGCATTTACAGAACTCATCCCACTATTCGGCTGGCTTCTTGCGGCACTTATTGGGAGAGTGGTCCTGACTCATATAAACGGATTACTTGGTGTTAAAATGGCTGCATCAGCTAAAGCCAAGCTTAGAAAAACATTAATTGACAGGCTGGCAGCGAATCCGCTTCAAGCATCGATAAAAGGACAGTCTGGAAGAAAAGTCAGTGTGCTGATGGATTCAGTGGATGAGGTGGATAGTTATTTCAGCAAGTATATCCCGCAGGTCATCCAGACCTCTGTTATTCCGCTGATGATTTTGATTGCCGTTTTTCAAGCGCATATCTATACCGCGCTGATCATGATTATAACAGCACCATTTATTCCATTGTTCTATGTGATCATTGGGTTAAAAACAAAGCAAAAGTCAGAAGAGCAAATGGATAAGCTCGCCTCATTTTCCGGGCGCTTTTTAGATACACTTCAAGGGTTGACGACATTAAAATTATTTGGTCAGGCTAAAAAGCAAAAAGAGACGATTCGTGAGAGCAGCAAGGGGTTTCGCGAAGCGACAATGGATGTATTAAAAATTGCCTTCATCTCCTCATTAATGCTCGAATTTATCTCCATGCTGGGAATTGGCTTAATTGCTCTTGAAGTAGGATTACGTTTAATCATTTTTGAGAGCATCACGTTTCATGCAGCCTTCTTTGTTCTCGTATTGGCACCGGAATTTTATATGTCGCTAAAAGACCTCGGCAGTGCCTTTCATACAGGGCGAGGCAGTCAAGGGGCTGCTAAAAAAATTACCGATGAACTGAAGGAAGAAAGCGGGAAAGTAAACTGGGGTGACGCTCAAATGAAGAGTGATGAAGTGCCGCCTAAAATTGAGTTGCATCAGCTTGAGGTCACATATGGTGATGGAGATTTCACTTTACAGGACATTAATACAACAATTAAACCATATGAAAAAGTAGCCATTATCGGACGCAGCGGATCAGGAAAAACAACATTGCTTCATACGATCGCCGGGCTGCTTCCACGCACTGCGGGAGAGATCATGATCGACGGTTTGCCACAATCAAAATATAAAGAGTCGGAATGGTTTGATCAGGTTTCCTATATTTCACAGAACCCTTACTTGTTTGCTGGCACTATTGCTGAGAATATTGCGATTGGAACAAGTGGTGAGGTAACTCGCAATGATATTGTTGAGGCATGCGAAAAAGCAGGCTTAACTGAGTTAATCAACGAGTTAGAAAATGGCTATGATACAGAAGTCGGTGAAGCCGGACGAGGACTTTCTGGCGGTGAGAAGCAACGGCTCGCAATCGCTCGTGCGTTCTTAAAGCAGCCCAAAATTATTCTGTTTGATGAGCCTACGACCGGCTTGGATCTGAAAACAGAAAGAATCCTGCAAGCGTCAATCGAGGATCTTTCTAAAACATCAACTGTAATTACAGTCGCTCACCGTCTTCATACGATACGCCATGCAGATCGCATTATTCTCTTAGAAAAGGGTGAAAAGATCGCAGAAGGTCGTCATGAGGAGTTATTACAAACGTCTCGCGAGTACCGTGAGATGGTTCAGATTCAACGAGGAGGGGAGACTCGATGA
- a CDS encoding DEAD/DEAH box helicase, whose product MENRISKGNQINNEIQISKEVQKALDLLNYKKLTNVQKKVVPVALAEKDVIVKAQTGSGKTAAYAIPLCEKVVWEENKPQALVLTPTRELAAQVKEEIINIGRFKRVKAAAVYGKQSYERQKIELKQKNHIVTGTPGRVLDHIEKKSLDTTNIRYLVIDEADQMLNMGFIDQVEAIIAHIPADRVTMLFSATFPDGVEELSKRHMRLPEYIEITSTEASRPNINHALIEIDAVEKEDVLKDVLIVENPDSCIIFCQTQVEVDKLEKSLLRSQYPVQKLHGGMKQEDRFDVMDRFKEGAFRYLVATGVAGRGIDVADINLVINYDVPAEKENYVHRIGRTGRAGKKGKAITLVTPREHGYIDDIEDFIGEQITRVPCPVKEEVRKAVKAFQNKLEKKPQLKENKAKNLNQDIMKLYFNGGKKKKLRAVDFVGTLSSINGIQSDDIGIIIIQEREAYVEILNGKGPLVLEEMKHRTIKGKQLKVHPAKK is encoded by the coding sequence ATGGAGAATCGAATAAGCAAGGGAAATCAAATAAACAATGAAATTCAAATAAGTAAAGAAGTTCAAAAGGCGCTTGACCTCTTGAATTATAAAAAGCTGACGAACGTTCAGAAAAAAGTTGTACCAGTTGCTTTAGCTGAAAAAGACGTGATCGTTAAAGCGCAAACTGGAAGTGGAAAGACGGCTGCTTATGCCATTCCATTGTGCGAGAAAGTGGTTTGGGAGGAGAATAAACCGCAAGCCTTAGTATTAACACCGACAAGAGAGTTAGCGGCCCAAGTAAAGGAAGAAATCATTAATATAGGCCGTTTTAAAAGAGTGAAAGCAGCAGCGGTTTATGGAAAACAATCCTACGAAAGACAAAAAATAGAGCTAAAGCAAAAAAATCATATCGTAACTGGCACTCCAGGACGAGTTCTTGACCATATCGAGAAGAAGTCACTTGATACAACAAATATTCGATATTTGGTCATTGATGAAGCTGATCAGATGCTGAATATGGGATTTATTGATCAAGTGGAGGCCATTATCGCGCATATCCCAGCTGACAGAGTGACAATGTTATTTTCAGCTACGTTTCCTGATGGAGTAGAGGAGCTTTCTAAGCGCCATATGAGACTTCCTGAATATATCGAAATTACATCAACAGAAGCAAGCCGGCCAAATATTAACCATGCTTTAATTGAAATAGATGCTGTTGAGAAAGAAGACGTGTTAAAAGATGTGTTAATAGTAGAAAATCCTGATAGCTGCATCATTTTCTGCCAAACGCAAGTAGAGGTAGATAAGCTTGAAAAATCCCTTTTAAGAAGCCAATATCCTGTACAAAAATTACACGGGGGAATGAAGCAGGAAGACCGTTTTGATGTAATGGATCGGTTTAAAGAAGGTGCTTTTCGTTATTTGGTGGCAACAGGGGTTGCTGGCAGAGGAATTGATGTCGCTGATATAAACCTTGTCATTAACTATGATGTACCTGCCGAAAAAGAAAATTATGTGCACCGGATTGGGCGGACAGGCCGTGCAGGGAAAAAAGGAAAAGCGATAACCCTTGTTACTCCGAGAGAACATGGATACATTGATGATATTGAAGATTTTATTGGTGAGCAAATTACACGAGTACCATGTCCTGTAAAAGAAGAAGTAAGAAAAGCCGTGAAGGCGTTTCAGAATAAATTAGAAAAGAAACCGCAACTAAAAGAAAACAAGGCAAAAAACCTGAATCAAGATATTATGAAATTGTATTTTAATGGTGGAAAGAAAAAGAAATTACGTGCGGTTGATTTTGTAGGAACTCTCTCTTCCATAAATGGCATACAGTCAGATGATATCGGGATTATTATCATTCAAGAAAGAGAAGCTTATGTTGAGATCTTAAATGGAAAAGGCCCGCTCGTTCTTGAAGAGATGAAACATCGTACGATCAAAGGCAAGCAATTAAAAGTTCACCCTGCGAAAAAATAA
- a CDS encoding LVIVD repeat-containing protein — protein sequence MRHVVLKSTLAGALVLSAAVPAVLAHDALDESGLQKGERIVFSNEELATLGEAKNEGTGKVSSLQEAASVQIEKINGDAQNNTADVYAHKGFAYLGTHTAGGANGGVRVFDMKDPSNPVEVAAFANDDVPGTWQEKVIVKSVNTPEFKGDLAVVSVQQRNRNADTAGGFLLYDVTDPYSPEKLGFYEVYDNTAGTHELYLATQGNRALVFASNPYADYYSHGEEKDFQIIDVTDPANPEKLWEFDPRDLPEVDDSFNGYHWNAPDGKTRAVFNHSVITDNNAQYAYVSMWDLGTVIFDVRDPENPVYLGRTDFSSEQQGSAHSAALARGGNVLIETREVYVPVRAGYEESYGYTRIFDVKDKSNPKLLSEFKTDLTEKVEDGTTFANTVHDPKVQGNTLYLSHYAGGVYMVDISDPANPEQIGQYVPDQGDVWGVFVDRNYVLASDMGQGLKVLVRGNGQNNGGNTRTE from the coding sequence ATGAGACATGTTGTTCTTAAATCTACATTAGCAGGCGCTTTAGTATTATCGGCTGCAGTACCTGCAGTACTTGCACATGATGCACTAGATGAGTCTGGACTTCAAAAGGGTGAGCGTATTGTCTTCTCAAATGAAGAGTTAGCCACGCTTGGTGAGGCGAAAAATGAAGGGACAGGCAAAGTGTCAAGCTTACAAGAAGCAGCATCTGTACAAATCGAGAAAATTAATGGAGATGCTCAAAACAACACCGCTGATGTGTATGCACATAAAGGATTCGCTTATTTAGGAACACATACAGCTGGCGGAGCGAACGGCGGGGTTCGTGTTTTTGATATGAAAGATCCTTCAAACCCTGTTGAAGTAGCTGCATTTGCCAACGATGATGTTCCTGGTACATGGCAGGAGAAAGTCATTGTAAAATCAGTGAATACACCTGAATTCAAAGGAGATCTTGCGGTTGTAAGTGTTCAGCAGCGCAATCGTAATGCCGACACTGCTGGAGGATTCTTGCTTTATGATGTAACCGATCCATACAGTCCCGAGAAACTTGGTTTCTATGAAGTGTATGATAATACAGCAGGTACCCATGAGCTTTATTTAGCGACTCAAGGAAATCGCGCCCTAGTCTTTGCTTCAAACCCATATGCTGACTACTACAGCCACGGTGAAGAAAAAGACTTCCAAATTATTGATGTCACTGATCCTGCAAACCCTGAAAAGTTGTGGGAGTTTGACCCTCGTGATCTTCCTGAAGTAGACGATTCCTTTAATGGATACCACTGGAACGCTCCGGATGGTAAAACTAGAGCAGTATTTAATCATTCAGTCATTACAGACAATAATGCACAATATGCATATGTGTCTATGTGGGATTTAGGAACAGTCATTTTTGATGTACGTGACCCTGAAAACCCTGTATACCTTGGTCGCACAGACTTTTCTTCTGAGCAGCAAGGTTCTGCTCACTCCGCTGCACTTGCTCGTGGCGGCAACGTCTTAATTGAAACAAGAGAAGTGTATGTTCCTGTACGCGCGGGCTATGAAGAGTCTTATGGTTATACTCGTATTTTCGATGTGAAGGATAAGTCCAATCCAAAGCTTTTAAGTGAGTTCAAAACGGACTTAACGGAAAAAGTAGAAGATGGTACGACATTTGCCAATACTGTTCATGACCCTAAAGTACAAGGAAATACGCTTTACTTAAGCCACTATGCTGGCGGCGTGTACATGGTAGATATTTCAGACCCAGCTAACCCAGAGCAAATTGGTCAGTATGTACCAGATCAAGGCGATGTATGGGGCGTATTCGTTGACCGAAATTACGTACTAGCTTCTGATATGGGACAAGGATTAAAAGTTCTAGTTCGTGGAAATGGGCAGAATAATGGCGGTAATACACGTACTGAATAA
- the cobT gene encoding nicotinate-nucleotide--dimethylbenzimidazole phosphoribosyltransferase, whose product MNTIHPTTIPALNKELGEQVSGYINTLTKPPGSLGRLEELAIQLAEMKNNPFPKVSPAGVLVFAADHGIAAEGVSAFPQEVTEQMVMNFLNGGAAINVFSRQIGAALKVVDIGVAGEIDHDALIVDKVRNGTRNFLEEDAMTYDEAVEAIAVGRRQAEKLIEEGIESIILGEMGIANTTSSSALLAVLTGKPVKDLVGYGTGITNERLQHKIEVINQSIENRKANAADPIDVLRKLGGLEIAGMTGAMLCAAERRVPIILDGFISTVAALIAVRMAPVCEDYMIVGHQSVEPGHLTAVEALEKKPLVNLGLRLGEGSGAAVAFSIIESACRMLNEMATFESAGISK is encoded by the coding sequence ATGAATACAATACATCCAACAACAATCCCAGCACTAAATAAAGAGCTAGGCGAGCAGGTTTCAGGTTATATTAACACTTTAACGAAACCGCCAGGAAGCTTAGGAAGATTAGAAGAATTAGCGATTCAGTTAGCCGAAATGAAAAATAATCCATTTCCTAAAGTATCCCCTGCGGGCGTTCTAGTGTTTGCGGCTGACCATGGAATAGCTGCTGAAGGGGTCTCTGCATTCCCGCAAGAAGTGACCGAGCAAATGGTCATGAACTTTCTTAATGGCGGAGCTGCGATTAATGTATTTTCAAGACAAATTGGTGCTGCATTGAAGGTTGTAGATATTGGTGTAGCAGGAGAGATCGATCATGACGCGTTAATTGTGGATAAGGTACGAAACGGCACTCGTAATTTCTTAGAAGAAGATGCGATGACATACGACGAAGCAGTTGAAGCCATTGCGGTCGGAAGAAGGCAGGCTGAAAAACTCATTGAAGAAGGCATTGAGAGCATCATTCTTGGAGAAATGGGAATTGCCAACACAACATCAAGCAGTGCGCTCCTAGCTGTATTGACTGGCAAGCCCGTTAAAGATTTAGTTGGATATGGGACGGGTATCACAAATGAACGCCTGCAGCATAAAATAGAGGTTATTAATCAGTCAATCGAGAACAGAAAAGCAAATGCAGCAGATCCGATTGATGTGTTGAGGAAGCTAGGAGGTCTTGAGATTGCAGGCATGACAGGAGCCATGCTGTGTGCGGCTGAACGTCGCGTGCCGATTATTTTAGATGGATTTATTTCCACGGTCGCTGCACTGATTGCTGTCCGTATGGCACCAGTATGTGAAGATTACATGATTGTCGGGCATCAGTCGGTTGAGCCAGGACACTTAACAGCAGTGGAAGCCCTCGAAAAGAAACCGCTAGTTAATTTGGGATTAAGGCTTGGTGAAGGTTCTGGTGCTGCGGTAGCTTTTTCAATTATTGAATCTGCATGCAGAATGCTGAATGAGATGGCTACCTTTGAATCGGCTGGTATCTCAAAATAA
- a CDS encoding sensor histidine kinase, which translates to MKLATKLLIAIFFSIVFVILVMSLSFYHFSKSYYKHQLQEDVENRLLSHAEILGAHSDETTLAHVMMMEAGQEENTFIIFDESLQVINSSRYFSDEVLANYQLWISKKIHQNIKTEFIDTMEEHIPHAWSYTSFATIDGERGYLFIDQDTGSFEKTRKHIFLLTLGIGFLAMCLAVIVSFYLSKRLTNPIMKAQELTREIASGRLDVDVPISTSKDEVSILLSDISIMAKSLKEYRDERQQFLTNISHDLRTPLTYIKGYSALLKDQQLEPPVVKEQSNIIYQEASRMEHLVQDLFHLMKYEEGSFHLDVERTDLKGFFDQIQTKLKLDIQSKQLNLKAHAPNDDMYVFIDRGQFERAVMNLVSNAIRHTQPGGEINVTLTRENQRCMIEIHDNGTGIPEKDLDRIWERFYRVDSSRSTKLGGSGLGLAITKEIIHLHNGSISVSSKMGEGTTFIIEIPAE; encoded by the coding sequence GTGAAGCTGGCTACAAAATTATTAATAGCTATTTTCTTCTCTATTGTTTTTGTCATCCTCGTAATGAGTCTATCTTTTTATCATTTTTCTAAGTCTTATTATAAACATCAACTTCAAGAAGACGTGGAAAACCGGCTGCTTTCTCATGCCGAAATATTAGGCGCGCACTCTGATGAGACAACCTTAGCGCATGTCATGATGATGGAGGCAGGGCAAGAAGAAAATACATTCATTATTTTTGATGAATCACTACAAGTCATCAACAGTTCGAGGTATTTTTCTGATGAGGTCTTAGCTAATTACCAATTATGGATATCAAAGAAGATTCATCAGAACATCAAAACTGAATTTATCGACACAATGGAAGAACATATCCCTCATGCTTGGTCTTACACTTCCTTTGCGACAATAGATGGAGAAAGAGGGTATTTATTTATTGATCAAGATACTGGAAGCTTCGAGAAGACGAGAAAACATATCTTCTTATTAACATTAGGCATAGGTTTCCTTGCCATGTGTTTAGCTGTCATCGTAAGTTTCTATTTATCAAAGCGGCTGACCAATCCTATTATGAAGGCTCAAGAACTAACTAGGGAGATTGCCTCGGGTCGATTAGATGTAGACGTACCTATATCGACTAGTAAAGATGAGGTCTCCATATTGCTTTCCGATATTTCAATTATGGCTAAAAGTTTAAAAGAGTATCGAGATGAAAGACAGCAATTTTTAACGAATATCTCTCATGATCTTAGAACCCCCTTAACTTACATAAAGGGCTATTCCGCGTTATTAAAAGATCAGCAGCTTGAACCACCTGTAGTCAAAGAGCAATCCAACATTATTTATCAAGAAGCCTCCCGGATGGAGCATTTAGTTCAAGATCTCTTTCATTTAATGAAATATGAAGAGGGTTCATTCCATTTGGATGTTGAAAGAACGGATCTGAAAGGTTTTTTTGATCAAATACAAACAAAATTGAAGCTTGATATCCAATCAAAACAGCTAAATTTAAAGGCTCATGCACCTAATGATGATATGTATGTATTTATTGACAGAGGACAGTTTGAGAGGGCGGTAATGAATCTTGTATCTAATGCGATTCGTCATACTCAACCTGGGGGAGAAATTAATGTTACTCTAACTCGTGAAAATCAGAGGTGTATGATTGAAATACACGATAATGGCACAGGCATACCCGAAAAAGATCTTGATCGCATTTGGGAAAGGTTTTACCGAGTAGATTCTTCTCGTTCTACTAAACTTGGCGGCAGCGGTTTAGGTCTTGCCATTACGAAAGAGATCATTCATCTCCACAACGGGTCGATCTCCGTTTCTAGTAAAATGGGGGAGGGGACAACGTTTATAATCGAAATTCCTGCTGAATAG
- a CDS encoding response regulator transcription factor produces MKKIIIIDDEREMQKLLELCIQSSSYDIRTLSSAIEAEFYLNKEDVHLILLDIMMPEMTGFEFLKRINELQKEIPVILITAMDDTEAVVKGLELGAYDFITKPFEPRELKARVQSVIKRTEHLFEKDTIISRFGINRNPSQRIFTYNEQVIPFTNKEYQLFSRFFQYPGRVYTRDQLLTLEWEEEEERFNRNVDVHIKHIRDKLVQAGIERPLIETVWGVGYKMPLEELD; encoded by the coding sequence ATGAAGAAAATAATAATTATTGATGATGAGAGGGAAATGCAAAAGTTACTTGAACTCTGCATTCAATCAAGCAGCTATGATATTAGAACGTTATCAAGCGCCATTGAGGCAGAGTTTTATTTAAACAAGGAGGATGTCCACCTCATCTTATTAGATATTATGATGCCAGAGATGACGGGTTTTGAATTTTTGAAGCGCATAAATGAATTACAAAAAGAAATTCCGGTCATTTTAATTACCGCTATGGATGATACAGAAGCTGTTGTTAAGGGTCTTGAGCTTGGCGCTTATGACTTTATCACAAAACCGTTTGAGCCTAGAGAATTAAAGGCTAGAGTTCAATCAGTTATCAAGAGAACAGAACACTTATTTGAGAAAGATACAATTATTAGCAGGTTCGGAATTAATAGGAACCCATCTCAAAGAATTTTCACATATAATGAACAGGTCATCCCGTTTACAAATAAAGAATATCAATTATTCTCTAGGTTCTTTCAATATCCAGGAAGAGTATATACCAGAGATCAACTCCTAACACTTGAATGGGAAGAGGAAGAAGAACGCTTCAACCGAAATGTAGATGTCCATATCAAGCATATTCGAGACAAGTTAGTACAAGCTGGCATAGAAAGACCCTTAATTGAAACCGTGTGGGGTGTGGGGTATAAAATGCCATTAGAGGAGCTGGACTAG
- a CDS encoding F510_1955 family glycosylhydrolase: MKKWLLLGAGFVSILAGCQTAGSEVEEFSHLHGLEYAHHEDAFYVATHHGLIKHADGEWIDVNKEAEKHDFMGLAILDENTMLSSGHPSHSSNLEDPLGVMKSTDQGETWEPIALYPEVDFHLLHANKGDSNQVYAIDAYNSHFYHSEDGGYSWEQVETEGLPEPIGHTYSLTSHPQFPSHVLAGTEEGVYMSLDSGQTWEEMESNSTATALESLNGDNEELMAYFVGELEGLYFSKDFGQTWESLDFTLENDMISYISQHPGQDNEIILGSMQEAIYHTSDFGDTWTQLAENGKFLP; encoded by the coding sequence ATGAAAAAATGGTTGTTACTAGGAGCGGGTTTCGTAAGTATCCTTGCGGGATGTCAAACTGCAGGAAGTGAAGTAGAAGAGTTTTCTCACCTCCATGGACTTGAGTATGCCCATCATGAAGATGCTTTTTATGTTGCTACTCACCACGGGTTAATTAAGCATGCAGATGGGGAGTGGATAGATGTAAATAAAGAAGCAGAGAAACATGATTTTATGGGTCTTGCTATTCTGGATGAGAATACAATGCTCTCAAGTGGTCACCCGAGTCACTCGTCAAATTTAGAAGATCCTCTTGGGGTGATGAAAAGTACCGATCAAGGAGAAACGTGGGAACCGATTGCTCTTTATCCAGAAGTGGATTTTCATCTTCTTCATGCAAATAAAGGAGACTCAAACCAAGTTTATGCTATAGATGCGTACAACTCTCACTTTTATCACTCGGAAGATGGTGGTTATTCATGGGAACAGGTTGAAACAGAAGGGTTGCCAGAGCCAATTGGTCATACGTACAGTTTAACGTCACATCCTCAGTTTCCTAGTCATGTACTTGCTGGTACTGAAGAGGGAGTGTATATGTCATTAGATAGCGGTCAGACCTGGGAAGAAATGGAGAGCAATTCTACAGCGACTGCACTTGAATCATTAAACGGAGATAACGAAGAATTAATGGCCTACTTTGTAGGTGAATTAGAAGGGTTATATTTCAGTAAAGATTTTGGACAAACATGGGAGTCCCTCGATTTCACTTTAGAAAATGATATGATTTCTTATATTAGTCAACATCCAGGCCAAGATAATGAAATCATTTTAGGTTCCATGCAAGAGGCGATCTATCATACAAGTGATTTTGGAGACACTTGGACGCAATTAGCGGAAAATGGAAAATTTCTTCCGTAG